The proteins below are encoded in one region of Drosophila santomea strain STO CAGO 1482 chromosome 2R, Prin_Dsan_1.1, whole genome shotgun sequence:
- the LOC120446399 gene encoding uncharacterized protein LOC120446399 isoform X2: MAQQQRSWDEGAVGGGSYGQTHSSHHKVPARAASNPLPCKGATPKLPRQYHGGPTSGYNYGGYDTPRSPKITTTFAQDSCDDVSSSTPSSYYQTPPSGSIDDSASLLSGRTTARSPKSQCQFVFDAVSPSHGRKFEYYEPISPDDGALYYDPPSSPRRQGSKKLMRTKSPLDPVPQLTTTGVDESMALAMAMGGAGGGGGYAQGAPNKRQRDEWELPVISKIEARNLSAAAGAASGSAGGSYYGLKRDSCVTDCTQLSMESGETGTQHTNSTMVTHTTTSFSFTEPETEQEAGQPQLRRQRRHAINITSNPGYQVLHSSHSTLDRTCSDSVVSLRYRKSTSDLTQDADHELSGCKPTKPKAHVEHKPRRRGSSKGGLAYLASRRSSRESMKSACSNASIVSNDDVGPLAFQSSNRGRQRRTSNFLELPVPDHVRPRVCSLPERPYNPRASDDLYRLRHFSISKGNVVNCGDSIISRRSRSNTSVNSTNSRASERSPFEGSCCGAGYANVDSLPATPDDSENLDPPPPARYRVVMLGDAGVGKTALVNQFMTSEYMHTYDASLDDEFGEKTVSVLLDDEESDMVFIDHPSVEMSVENSLSTYEPHGCVVVFSVVDRSSFRVAEEIINYLWQENYTKDKAVILVGNKADLARARLITSQEGKALAASRDAKFIETSSGIQHNVDELLVGILKQMRLKEKREKKATASKMKTSRTHISLHLAKELLQKICLSDISKSKSCENLHVL; the protein is encoded by the exons ATGGCCCAGCAACAGCGCAGCTGGGACGAGGGAGCTGTCGGTGGAGGATCCTATGGCCAAACCCACTCCTCGCACCACAAGGTGCCTGCTCGAGCTGCCAGCAATCCGCTGCCCTGCAAAGGAGCCACGCCCAAGCTGCCCAG GCAATACCATGGAGGTCCGACGTCGGGCTATAACTATGGGGGTTACGATACGCCGAGGAGTCCCAAGATCACCACCACCTTTGCCCAGGACAGTTGCGATGATGTCAGTAGCTCCACGCCCAGCTCCTATTATCAGACGCCACCATCGGGATCGATAGATGATTCGGCCTCCCTGCTCAGTGGACGCACCACGGCCCGCAGCCCAAAGTCCCAGTGCCAGTTCGTCTTCGATGCAGTGAGTCCCAGTCACGGCAGAAAGTTCGAGTACTACGAGCCGATCTCACCGGACGATGGAGCCCTGTACTACGATCCGCCCAGTTCGCCACGGCGACAGGGTTCCAAAAAGCTAATGCGTACAAAGAGCCCACTGGATCCGGTGCCCCAGTTGACCACAACCGGCGTGGATGAGAGCATGGCGTTGGCTATGGCCATGGGCGGAgcaggaggtggtggtggataCGCCCAAGGGGCACCCAACAAGCGCCAGCGGGATGAGTGGGAGCTGCCGGTGATCAGCAAGATCGAGGCCAGAAATCTTAGTGCGgctgcaggagcagcatcGGGATCGGCGGGTGGTAGTTATTATGGCTTGAAGCGCGACTCCTGCGTCACTGACTGCACGCAGCTGTCCATGGAATCCGGCGAGACGGGCACCCAGCACACCAATAGCACCATGGTGAcccacaccaccaccagcTTTAGCTTTACGGAGCCGGAAACGGAGCAAGAGGCCGGACAGCCGCAATTGCGACGCCAACGTCGCCATGCCATCAACATCACCTCCAATCCCGGCTACCAGGTGCTCCACAGCTCCCACTCCACGCTGGATCGTACCTGTTCCGACAGCGTCGTCTCACTGCGCTACCGCAAGTCCACCAGTGACCTGACCCAAGATGCCGACCACGAGCTAAGTGGCTGCAAGCCCACCAAGCCGAAGGCCCATGTGGAGCACAAGCCGCGTCGCCGGGGCAGTTCCAAGGGTGGACTGGCCTATCTGGCCAGTCGGCGTAGTTCGCGGGAGTCGATGAAGAGCGCCTGCTCCAATGCCTCCATCGTGTCCAACGACGATGTTGGACCACTGGCCTTCCAGAGCTCCAATCGCGGTCGCCAGCGCAGAACATCGAACTTCCTCGAGTTGCCAG TGCCCGACCACGTTCGTCCGCGCGTCTGTTCCCTTCCAGAGCGACCATACAATCCGCGGGCCAGCGATGACCTGTACCGCCTGCGCCACTTCTCCATCAGCAAGGGCAACGTGGTCAACTGCGGCGACTCGATAATCTCGCGAAGATCGCGCAGCAACACCAGCGTCAACTCGACGAACAGCCGGGCCAGCGAGCGTTCCCCCTTCGAGGGCAGCTGCTGCGGAGCGGGCTATGCCAATGTGGACTCCCTGCCGGCGACGCCGGATGACTCGGAGAATCTGGATCCACCGCCGCCAGCCCGCTATCGCGTCGTGATGCTGGGCGATGCCGGCGTGGGCAAGACGGCGCTGGTCAATCAGTTCATGACGTCGGAGTACATGCACACCTATGACGCCAGCCTGG ACGACGAGTTCGGCGAGAAGACGGTGAGCGTGCTGCTGGACGATGAGGAATCGGACATGGTCTTCATCGATCATCCCAGCGTCGAGATGAGCGTGGAGAACTCCCTCTCCACATACGAGCCGCATGGCTGTGTCGTTGTCTTCTCGGTGGTTGACCGCAGCTCGTTTCGCGTGGCCGAGGAAATCATCAATTATCTGTGGCAGGAGAACTACACCAAGGACAAGGCCGTCATCCTGGTGGGCAACAAGGCGGATCTGGCTCGCGCCCGCCTTATCACATCGCAGG AGGGCAAAGCCCTGGCCGCCTCACGCGATGCCAAATTTATTGAGACGTCCAGCGGCATACAGCACAACGTCGATGAGCTGCTCGTCGGCATATTGAAGCAG ATGCGGCTGAAAGAGAAGCGTGAGAAGAAGGCCACCGCCTCGAAGATGAAGACCTCTCGCACCCACATATCGCTGCACTTGGccaaggagctgctgcagaAGATCTGCCTCAGCGACATCTCCAAGTCGAAGAGCTGCGAGAATCTCCATGTGCTATAG
- the LOC120446399 gene encoding uncharacterized protein LOC120446399 isoform X1 translates to MAQQQRSWDEGAVGGGSYGQTHSSHHKVPARAASNPLPCKGATPKLPRQYHGGPTSGYNYGGYDTPRSPKITTTFAQDSCDDVSSSTPSSYYQTPPSGSIDDSASLLSGRTTARSPKSQCQFVFDAVSPSHGRKFEYYEPISPDDGALYYDPPSSPRRQGSKKLMRTKSPLDPVPQLTTTGVDESMALAMAMGGAGGGGGYAQGAPNKRQRDEWELPVISKIEARNLSAAAGAASGSAGGSYYGLKRDSCVTDCTQLSMESGETGTQHTNSTMVTHTTTSFSFTEPETEQEAGQPQLRRQRRHAINITSNPGYQVLHSSHSTLDRTCSDSVVSLRYRKSTSDLTQDADHELSGCKPTKPKAHVEHKPRRRGSSKGGLAYLASRRSSRESMKSACSNASIVSNDDVGPLAFQSSNRGRQRRTSNFLELPVPDHVRPRVCSLPERPYNPRASDDLYRLRHFSISKGNVVNCGDSIISRRSRSNTSVNSTNSRASERSPFEGSCCGAGYANVDSLPATPDDSENLDPPPPARYRVVMLGDAGVGKTALVNQFMTSEYMHTYDASLVLDDEFGEKTVSVLLDDEESDMVFIDHPSVEMSVENSLSTYEPHGCVVVFSVVDRSSFRVAEEIINYLWQENYTKDKAVILVGNKADLARARLITSQEGKALAASRDAKFIETSSGIQHNVDELLVGILKQMRLKEKREKKATASKMKTSRTHISLHLAKELLQKICLSDISKSKSCENLHVL, encoded by the exons ATGGCCCAGCAACAGCGCAGCTGGGACGAGGGAGCTGTCGGTGGAGGATCCTATGGCCAAACCCACTCCTCGCACCACAAGGTGCCTGCTCGAGCTGCCAGCAATCCGCTGCCCTGCAAAGGAGCCACGCCCAAGCTGCCCAG GCAATACCATGGAGGTCCGACGTCGGGCTATAACTATGGGGGTTACGATACGCCGAGGAGTCCCAAGATCACCACCACCTTTGCCCAGGACAGTTGCGATGATGTCAGTAGCTCCACGCCCAGCTCCTATTATCAGACGCCACCATCGGGATCGATAGATGATTCGGCCTCCCTGCTCAGTGGACGCACCACGGCCCGCAGCCCAAAGTCCCAGTGCCAGTTCGTCTTCGATGCAGTGAGTCCCAGTCACGGCAGAAAGTTCGAGTACTACGAGCCGATCTCACCGGACGATGGAGCCCTGTACTACGATCCGCCCAGTTCGCCACGGCGACAGGGTTCCAAAAAGCTAATGCGTACAAAGAGCCCACTGGATCCGGTGCCCCAGTTGACCACAACCGGCGTGGATGAGAGCATGGCGTTGGCTATGGCCATGGGCGGAgcaggaggtggtggtggataCGCCCAAGGGGCACCCAACAAGCGCCAGCGGGATGAGTGGGAGCTGCCGGTGATCAGCAAGATCGAGGCCAGAAATCTTAGTGCGgctgcaggagcagcatcGGGATCGGCGGGTGGTAGTTATTATGGCTTGAAGCGCGACTCCTGCGTCACTGACTGCACGCAGCTGTCCATGGAATCCGGCGAGACGGGCACCCAGCACACCAATAGCACCATGGTGAcccacaccaccaccagcTTTAGCTTTACGGAGCCGGAAACGGAGCAAGAGGCCGGACAGCCGCAATTGCGACGCCAACGTCGCCATGCCATCAACATCACCTCCAATCCCGGCTACCAGGTGCTCCACAGCTCCCACTCCACGCTGGATCGTACCTGTTCCGACAGCGTCGTCTCACTGCGCTACCGCAAGTCCACCAGTGACCTGACCCAAGATGCCGACCACGAGCTAAGTGGCTGCAAGCCCACCAAGCCGAAGGCCCATGTGGAGCACAAGCCGCGTCGCCGGGGCAGTTCCAAGGGTGGACTGGCCTATCTGGCCAGTCGGCGTAGTTCGCGGGAGTCGATGAAGAGCGCCTGCTCCAATGCCTCCATCGTGTCCAACGACGATGTTGGACCACTGGCCTTCCAGAGCTCCAATCGCGGTCGCCAGCGCAGAACATCGAACTTCCTCGAGTTGCCAG TGCCCGACCACGTTCGTCCGCGCGTCTGTTCCCTTCCAGAGCGACCATACAATCCGCGGGCCAGCGATGACCTGTACCGCCTGCGCCACTTCTCCATCAGCAAGGGCAACGTGGTCAACTGCGGCGACTCGATAATCTCGCGAAGATCGCGCAGCAACACCAGCGTCAACTCGACGAACAGCCGGGCCAGCGAGCGTTCCCCCTTCGAGGGCAGCTGCTGCGGAGCGGGCTATGCCAATGTGGACTCCCTGCCGGCGACGCCGGATGACTCGGAGAATCTGGATCCACCGCCGCCAGCCCGCTATCGCGTCGTGATGCTGGGCGATGCCGGCGTGGGCAAGACGGCGCTGGTCAATCAGTTCATGACGTCGGAGTACATGCACACCTATGACGCCAGCCTGG TTTTAGACGACGAGTTCGGCGAGAAGACGGTGAGCGTGCTGCTGGACGATGAGGAATCGGACATGGTCTTCATCGATCATCCCAGCGTCGAGATGAGCGTGGAGAACTCCCTCTCCACATACGAGCCGCATGGCTGTGTCGTTGTCTTCTCGGTGGTTGACCGCAGCTCGTTTCGCGTGGCCGAGGAAATCATCAATTATCTGTGGCAGGAGAACTACACCAAGGACAAGGCCGTCATCCTGGTGGGCAACAAGGCGGATCTGGCTCGCGCCCGCCTTATCACATCGCAGG AGGGCAAAGCCCTGGCCGCCTCACGCGATGCCAAATTTATTGAGACGTCCAGCGGCATACAGCACAACGTCGATGAGCTGCTCGTCGGCATATTGAAGCAG ATGCGGCTGAAAGAGAAGCGTGAGAAGAAGGCCACCGCCTCGAAGATGAAGACCTCTCGCACCCACATATCGCTGCACTTGGccaaggagctgctgcagaAGATCTGCCTCAGCGACATCTCCAAGTCGAAGAGCTGCGAGAATCTCCATGTGCTATAG
- the LOC120446399 gene encoding uncharacterized protein LOC120446399 isoform X3, giving the protein MAQQQRSWDEGAVGGGSYGQTHSSHHKVPARAASNPLPCKGATPKLPRQYHGGPTSGYNYGGYDTPRSPKITTTFAQDSCDDVSSSTPSSYYQTPPSGSIDDSASLLSGRTTARSPKSQCQFVFDAVSPSHGRKFEYYEPISPDDGALYYDPPSSPRRQGSKKLMRTKSPLDPVPQLTTTGVDESMALAMAMGGAGGGGGYAQGAPNKRQRDEWELPVISKIEARNLSAAAGAASGSAGGSYYGLKRDSCVTDCTQLSMESGETGTQHTNSTMVTHTTTSFSFTEPETEQEAGQPQLRRQRRHAINITSNPGYQVLHSSHSTLDRTCSDSVVSLRYRKSTSDLTQDADHELSGCKPTKPKAHVEHKPRRRGSSKGGLAYLASRRSSRESMKSACSNASIVSNDDVGPLAFQSSNRGRQRRTSNFLELPVPDHVRPRVCSLPERPYNPRASDDLYRLRHFSISKGNVVNCGDSIISRRSRSNTSVNSTNSRASERSPFEGSCCGAGYANVDSLPATPDDSENLDPPPPARYRVVMLGDAGVGKTALVNQFMTSEYMHTYDASLVLDDEFGEKTVSVLLDDEESDMVFIDHPSVEMSVENSLSTYEPHGCVVVFSVVDRSSFRVAEEIINYLWQENYTKDKAVILVGNKADLARARLITSQDAAEREA; this is encoded by the exons ATGGCCCAGCAACAGCGCAGCTGGGACGAGGGAGCTGTCGGTGGAGGATCCTATGGCCAAACCCACTCCTCGCACCACAAGGTGCCTGCTCGAGCTGCCAGCAATCCGCTGCCCTGCAAAGGAGCCACGCCCAAGCTGCCCAG GCAATACCATGGAGGTCCGACGTCGGGCTATAACTATGGGGGTTACGATACGCCGAGGAGTCCCAAGATCACCACCACCTTTGCCCAGGACAGTTGCGATGATGTCAGTAGCTCCACGCCCAGCTCCTATTATCAGACGCCACCATCGGGATCGATAGATGATTCGGCCTCCCTGCTCAGTGGACGCACCACGGCCCGCAGCCCAAAGTCCCAGTGCCAGTTCGTCTTCGATGCAGTGAGTCCCAGTCACGGCAGAAAGTTCGAGTACTACGAGCCGATCTCACCGGACGATGGAGCCCTGTACTACGATCCGCCCAGTTCGCCACGGCGACAGGGTTCCAAAAAGCTAATGCGTACAAAGAGCCCACTGGATCCGGTGCCCCAGTTGACCACAACCGGCGTGGATGAGAGCATGGCGTTGGCTATGGCCATGGGCGGAgcaggaggtggtggtggataCGCCCAAGGGGCACCCAACAAGCGCCAGCGGGATGAGTGGGAGCTGCCGGTGATCAGCAAGATCGAGGCCAGAAATCTTAGTGCGgctgcaggagcagcatcGGGATCGGCGGGTGGTAGTTATTATGGCTTGAAGCGCGACTCCTGCGTCACTGACTGCACGCAGCTGTCCATGGAATCCGGCGAGACGGGCACCCAGCACACCAATAGCACCATGGTGAcccacaccaccaccagcTTTAGCTTTACGGAGCCGGAAACGGAGCAAGAGGCCGGACAGCCGCAATTGCGACGCCAACGTCGCCATGCCATCAACATCACCTCCAATCCCGGCTACCAGGTGCTCCACAGCTCCCACTCCACGCTGGATCGTACCTGTTCCGACAGCGTCGTCTCACTGCGCTACCGCAAGTCCACCAGTGACCTGACCCAAGATGCCGACCACGAGCTAAGTGGCTGCAAGCCCACCAAGCCGAAGGCCCATGTGGAGCACAAGCCGCGTCGCCGGGGCAGTTCCAAGGGTGGACTGGCCTATCTGGCCAGTCGGCGTAGTTCGCGGGAGTCGATGAAGAGCGCCTGCTCCAATGCCTCCATCGTGTCCAACGACGATGTTGGACCACTGGCCTTCCAGAGCTCCAATCGCGGTCGCCAGCGCAGAACATCGAACTTCCTCGAGTTGCCAG TGCCCGACCACGTTCGTCCGCGCGTCTGTTCCCTTCCAGAGCGACCATACAATCCGCGGGCCAGCGATGACCTGTACCGCCTGCGCCACTTCTCCATCAGCAAGGGCAACGTGGTCAACTGCGGCGACTCGATAATCTCGCGAAGATCGCGCAGCAACACCAGCGTCAACTCGACGAACAGCCGGGCCAGCGAGCGTTCCCCCTTCGAGGGCAGCTGCTGCGGAGCGGGCTATGCCAATGTGGACTCCCTGCCGGCGACGCCGGATGACTCGGAGAATCTGGATCCACCGCCGCCAGCCCGCTATCGCGTCGTGATGCTGGGCGATGCCGGCGTGGGCAAGACGGCGCTGGTCAATCAGTTCATGACGTCGGAGTACATGCACACCTATGACGCCAGCCTGG TTTTAGACGACGAGTTCGGCGAGAAGACGGTGAGCGTGCTGCTGGACGATGAGGAATCGGACATGGTCTTCATCGATCATCCCAGCGTCGAGATGAGCGTGGAGAACTCCCTCTCCACATACGAGCCGCATGGCTGTGTCGTTGTCTTCTCGGTGGTTGACCGCAGCTCGTTTCGCGTGGCCGAGGAAATCATCAATTATCTGTGGCAGGAGAACTACACCAAGGACAAGGCCGTCATCCTGGTGGGCAACAAGGCGGATCTGGCTCGCGCCCGCCTTATCACATCGCAGG ATGCGGCTGAAAGAGAAGCGTGA